CGATATGCTGTTACTAAAAGATCGGGACTGATTTCAAGACGGGCCCAAGTAGTATCCCCGGATTGGGATACCCAAGTTCCCACCAGTCGAGACTCTGCCTGGGCAGAAATTAAAAAGAATAGCATTAGGACAAAAGAGCATGAGCTTAATGTCTTCATAGACCTTCCTATTTTCAAATTAGGAAGGTCGAAAACTCATTTCAAATTACGAAAAATCCAGCTGTGACTTAGCAACAGGCGATCTCGCCTATTTGCTCTTTTTTGATTTTTTTGTGTACGTCGGCAAAGACTCACACTGCTTTAATAGCTGCTCCCAGATTATTTTTGCGACCGGCCCCATAGGCTTTAACTTCGAACGCATGATGTGCAAGTTCAGAGTGATGGGAACAATGGAATCGTGCTTAATTTCAATCACTGTTCCCTTACGAAGCTCATTCTGAACTTCGTAAGTCGCTAGGCGTCCCCACCCAAACCCATTCACCACAAGGTTCCGTTTTAGGGTGTGATCGGTGACAAAACATTTCGGCCCTTCGCTAAACATGCCCTTCGCGGCCTTGGACGGATCAAAGTTCTTTCCTCCGGTTTTAGACACGACGATTTGGCGATTATTACGAAGCCATGTGTAATCGACAGTCTCGTTTTTCAAAAGTTTTTTTGCCACTGCGGGAATCATTTTGATTTTAGAAAAAGGGACACTTTCAATTCTTTCGTCTTCGTTTATCTTCGGAGCAATAGCAAAGTCGGCATCGCCGTCCAAAAGAAATTGCATTCCTTCATCCAAGGTTTCCGTCTGAAAACTGAATTCAGTCACACTGGGTAACTGAGCACGTGCTTCAAAGACCGGTTGTACCGACTCAAACTGCACAAGAGGATCTAAGATGATATTCAGACGTGGCTCAATCGCCTGCGTCCCTAACTCTTTGCCTTTGACTTCAAGCTCGCGGAAAGTGCGCAAACAGTTCTGCGCCCAGCGGTAAAAAGTTTTACCTTGCGCTGTCAACGTGGGCCGATATTCATCGCGGTTGAAAAGCAAAACGTCGAATTCTTCTTCCAGTTTTTTAATCGCCACACTCAGGCTGGGTTGGGTCTTATGAAGTGCTTCGGCTGCTGCTTTAAAACTGCCTTTTTCAACAATCATTTCTAATGTGATCAACTGCTCAAACGTCATGGCCCGACAACCCCTTATCACTGGATCAAGGACTTCAGTAGACAATTGAAACACGCGGCTGTCATGAGTCCGTTGCGTATGAAGCTCCGGGCCATAATGCAAAATACAAGACATTCAAGAAGTTAACGCCTCAAACCTGTACAAACGAGGGGATTTTTTTCAAGGCTCTAGACAAAACCTAATTAAGGATATAAATTATCCTTAATTAGGAGGTTGCTCAATGAGCCAACGTATCAACTACAATCAACAATCCGGTCCTGCAGTTCAAAGCCTTATGGGTCTTGAAGCTTACTTAAAGACGACATCCCTTGAAAAAAACTTGATTCACATGGTGAAAATCCGTGTGTCCCAACTAAATGGCTGTGCCTTCTGTGTGGACATGCATCATAAGGAAGCCAAAATCGACGGCGAAAAAGAACTTCGTCTTTACCATTTAACGGTGTGGCACGAGTCCCCTCATTTTGAAAATCGGGAGCGCGCGGCCCTTCGCTGGGCAGAACTTCTGACTCGCATCCCGCACGAAGGCGTGAGCGACGAAGAATTTAAGAAAGTGCGCGAATTTTTCTCTGAAAAGGAAGTCTCTGATTTGACAATGGCGATTGTTTCCATCAATGCTTGGAATCGCTTGGGTGTTGCTTTCCGCTCTACTCCGGGCGCTATGGACAAATTATTTGGGCTGGATAAGGCAGGTTTATCTTAATGGTACTTCGCAATCACGTGGAATGGGCTTTACATTGCTGCACGGTTTTAGCGTCACTAGAACCGGGTCAGTATTTAGCGACTAAAGATTTGGCCGAGTTTCATGGTATTCCCAAAGAATATCTCTCGAAAGCTCTGCAAGCTCTTTCCACGGCGAAGATTGTTGAAGCTACACTAGGGCCGACAGGTGGTTATCGCCTGGCGAAGGCTCCAGATAAAATCACATTCCTTGAAATCGTCGAAGCTGTGGAGGGAAAGTCCTCCACCTTCGAGTGTTCAGAAATACGCAAAAACAATCCTTGCCTGGGAAAATTTAAAATCGGCCCCCGCCCCTGCAATATTGCAAGAGTGATGTACCGTGCGGATGAGGCTTGGCGCAAAGAACTTCGTAATACGACAATTGCTATGATAATGGAGCAGTTGGTTAAAGAACTCCCCGCCGAAGTTCTGGAAAAGAACAAAGCTTGGATGGATTCACGCCGCTAATCCTGAATCCGAGTTGACAAAAATGACTCCCACCCTCTATCTTAGGGCCTCGTTAGGGAGTAATCGTTTAGCTCTGAAAGCTAAAGGTGAGGTCGACATACTGAGTGATGAACTCCGGCCTTTCCGCAAGATCCCAATCTTGTTGATGAGACTGACATTGGTGTTAACAAACGCCGTGTCGTCTCGTATCTAAAGCAGACCCACGGCATTTTCAGTGGGGATTTCATGATCGAAGTTATCGTTTTAGGACTGATTTTAAGTGCGGATTCTTTTTCTGCAGCCTTGGCTATGGGCGGTCGCCCCTTTACCAGAAAAGATGCCTTGAAATTCGCCTTTTCGTCAGGGGGAGCCGAAGCCGTTGTCACCCTCTTAGGATTTTTAGCTGGCGCAAAAATCATTGCCCACATTGCCGACTACGATCATTGGATTGCCTTTTCTCTTTTAGCTGCAGTCGCAGCCCACATGGCGCACGAAGGTTTTACCGCGCTTCGCTCGAAAGAACCCGCTGAAGATGCCAATGAGTTTCACAGCTTCACAAAAGTATTGATTGTTTCTTTCGCCACCAGCCTGGATGCCTTGGGTGTGGGCATCAGCCTGGGGATCGCCAATAAAGATATCAGTTACTACGTTGTCTCGATCGGAATTTTTGCTTTTCTTACGACCCTTCTCGGGCTGTATTTAGCTCGCCATCTTTCGGATAAAATGGGTCCCATCTTCACTTTGATCGGCTCTTTAGTACTCGCAGTTATGGCCGTACAAATGCTTTCCATTTAAGAACCACAAGGTCCGTGTTAATTCACAGCGGATCTTCCCGTGAATGCGAAGCAAATAACTTCTTTTTTTTAGGAAGGGCGTTTATTCTTTCCAAGTAAAAGATTGTTTAGAAATGTTAATTCGCACGTTGGGTTTTGGGATGTTTGTCACGTTTAAGAAAATTCTTCTGGCAGCGGGGCTAATAGGCCTAGGCGCCTCTGCGAATGCAGAAGATGTACACACGGACCATCCCTGCCCGAATATTCAAATTGAATCTCCAGAAAAAATAGAACTAAGCCAAACTGAGCATAAGTGGATTTGTGGAGACAAAGACAGTCACGCCTGGGGAAGCATTCCTCCTTGGCAAGCGCAGCTTTTTTTAAAGTCCTTCTTACAACAACGCGCCTACCACCATCCTCAATTTGAAATTCGCGAAAACAAGCTGTTTGTTAAGACGGGACCCCAAACTTTTCTAAAAGAATGGAAGTTCATTAACGAACCTCGTGAGTTTCATTCCGAAAAAAGACGCAAGCTCAAAGGTCGCCCGCTAACTCCGGAACTTCTGGATGAGGTGGAAGCATGGAGCAAGGCCCACTTACAAAATCTTGGCTATCCATGTCCTGAGGTCACGATTCAGGCTGTTCCTTCCACAGAATCTATTACGGTGACACTGGCACCCGGCGAGATTTACAACTTCCCACCCAACGAAGACGTTGAAGTACGAGGCACAAATCAGAATATCTCGATAGGCCGCTACAGCGCCTTTTTGCCGAACCAGAAATTTGATGCTCGTCTTCTGCAACTGACGTCCAATCGCATGATCACTGACGAATATCACCTGAGTGCATACTTTGAAACTCAATGCCTTCCCGAAGGGGAACTCAAAATCATTCCTCGCCTGGTGACCGGCGATCCTCAATTGGTCTCGGCCGGCGTGGGTTTCAATACCGAGGTTGGAGCCATTGCGCAGATTCGCTACAAGCATTCCCAACTAGACGACTCGGGGAGCACGTTTGAAAGTAAAATGTTTTTATCCTTCGTCGAGCAGACTTGGGACAATGCTTTCCAGCTTTATGAAGGTCCTCCGTATAAAGACCGAACATTCTGGTCGCCGCAGCTCAATTTAAAAAACGAAAACGAAGATCAATACCAGTCCTTCACCGCAGAGCTTGGGGTTGAATGGGGTCTCACTAAAGAATTTGAAAGTTTCACCTCCCGTTTTCAGTTAGGACCTTTCTACACTTACAACAACGTGGATAGTGATGACTCAAATTACGTCTTACTAAGTGCGACTTCGAATGTAGAGCTTTATCTGCAAAGCCATGACTACGAATACTATATGGGAGAACCCCGCTCCGGCTGGCAGCTTTCATCCAATCTTCGTTCTGCCTATGAGAATTTGGGCGCCGATCAAACATTTCATCAATGGCTTTATCAACAACAGAACTTGTGGAACTTCAACCTGTGGGATCCGCCTTTAATGGTGATTGGCTGGCGCTTTAAAGCCGGTACTTTCTTTATGTCGGACGACTCTCAATTCTATTCCGTTGTTCCTGAAAACTTACGCTTCTATATGGGGGGCGATGGGACCCTTCGTGGATTTTCCAGAAAACAAATTCCTCTTTCGAATTTAGGATCGGCGACATTTCTTTACCAAGGGATCGAGTTGCGCGCAGGTGACGTCTTCCCGTTCAAACTTCAGCCTTTTATCTTTTTAGATATGGGATGGGAAAGCGATCAGATCTGGACGCTGTATCGCACGCTCTATTATTCGCCGGGTGTGGGGATTCGTTGGCCTTCTTTCCTAGGCCCCGTGCGCGCGAGTCTTTCACAGGGACAAGTGCTGTTCGCTGACGAAGTTGATGTCGAGCCGCACTGGCAGTTTTACCTCAGTCTTGGAAGGGAGTTCTAATGAAGAAATTTTTCCTATTCCTCTTAGGCTTGCTTCTTTTTCTTTTCGTAGCTCTTGGTGTCTTGTGGATGAATCTTGATTGGGTCTTAAATGAATCCAACTTACGAAAAGTTGTCGAAAAAACCCAGATTGAACTGACTTGGCAGAAATTTGATTTTCAAATAGAGAATAAAGGCTTCACGGCAAAATATTTAAAATTGAATACGGAAAATCTTTGTTTCAAATATCCAAAACCTTCCGTCGATATTTGTGCCAAGAAAATCCATCTTGATGTTTACATCGGGTTTATGGCCAAGATGCCTTTGGTACAGATTAAGAATCTAAAACTAGATGTTGTGTCAGATCATGTCTTTGTGACGATACCTGAATCAACAGAGCCTAAGCCCGCCGAACCTTTCCAGTGGCCTGCTTTTGAATTCGGGCCCTTGGATTCATTCCTTTCGCAGTATTTAGCAATGCTTCCAAAAGATGCCGTTGAATCCATCCACGTGGATATTCAAGGCGCGAAGATCACTTTAATGCCAGACACAGAATTGAACGCATCGGCGAAAGCAGATTCTGAGGGAAAAGATCTTCGCCTTAATACAGACTTTGAAATGAAGATCAAAAAAGAGTCTTTCGTGAAAGCGCGGCTCGACTCTGCGATGACACTTGTTTCTCCGGCGGAACTTCAAGCGCAAGGTGTCGTTGAGCTTCCTTCATTCGGAGTAAAGACCCATTTGAAAGTCCACTGGTTAAAGAGCCTGCAAGTAGGGCTCGATGGTTTGATGAAACATCAAAAGATGCAACTGCAATCCGGTCTGAAAGCGGAACTGCGAAAAGAAATTTGGAATCTCAGTCTGCTAGCCGAACTGAAGGACCCGCGCCTGCCCTTTCAGCGCCTCTCTGTTCATGACTGTGATATCTCTATTGAGGTGAAAAAAGGAGTTCCGGATCAGCTAAAATGGCCTTGCGTGATCGAAGCCCACAAGATTCGCAAGGTTCCTTTAAAAGGCCTTCCTGATTCACTAGCCCTGAATTCATTGATTCACTCCCCGATTGATATCGATAAAGATATTCTGCGTCTGCAGCCACAAGCAGAACTGCGCATGCAGGAACCGGCTTTGGTTGAATTGTCTGTGGATGCCGGCGCTAAAATAACACTGAATCTGACACAGAAAAAATTCACCCAACTCGAAGTCGATAAGCTGCGGGCTCTTTTAAAAATCCCGGCCCTTGAAAACTGGCAAAGCCTTCTAGTGAAAAGCGCTTACTCTCTGCCTGCGCCCTTGCATGTTCTTAAGGGCGGTATTGAACTGCAAGCCGAAGGACCTGCGACGGACTTACTGACGAAAATATTTAACGTGAAAGCGTCGTTGACGACAGATCTGACAAGTCCGCGCCAAGCTTTAAAGACAACCTCGAACATGGAACTCACTGCGGACATCCAAAAACCGTTGTTCACACTTCAAGGAGATATCCGGCTGACCGAAGTCACTTTGGAACTTCCCTATTTAGGATTTGAAGCGCCTCCACAATTTAAACCCGATTCTCGTTTTTTGAAAAAAGCAGAAGAGCCTCCACCTGCGGCCAAAGGTCCTTCAACGTTTATTATTAAAGAATTGAATATTCATACGGATGCCACACCCCTTCGTCTAAAAACACGTTTGCTTGATGAAGCCATCCCGATTCACATTAAGTACAAACTCAAAGATACCAAATCTTTATCTGGAACCGTTTCCATCGGAAAGATGAATGTTGAAGTTTTTAAAAAGAAGGCCGCGGTCGAAAGATTTATTCTGAAAAAGTATCCCGATTCAACCGTGCAGGATCTAGACGGTCTTTTAATTCATCGTACGTCGGAAGTAAAAATTGAAATTTTGATTGTAGGAACCACCGAAAAGCCACGGATTGAGCTTTTAAGTGATCCGCCATTAAGTCGCCAACAAATCATTTCGATTTTACTCTTCAACAAATCGTTGCAGCAGCTAGCTGACGAGGACAAGAATACAGCTGGCCAGCTGGATCAGGCTTTACTGTCTGAAGCGTTTGGTTTGGCATCTCTATTCTTGTTATCGTCAACACCCATTGAAAGTGTTTACTTCGATCCTCGCACCCAAAGCTATACGGCACGCGTGCGTTTAGATGATCAAACGTCGGTATCACTGGGATCGAACTTTGAAACCTCCCAACAATTTACCGTACGTCGCAGATTGGGCGGCCCCTGGAGTGTTTCGACTGAATTAAAACAATCCGACAACGCCGAAGATGTTATTACGACTTTAATTGAATGGTTTAAGCGCTTTTAAATAAAAGCGCCTTAAACAGAGACCTCTTTGATAATTTCAAACGAACGCCGACGATCGGCATGATCAAAGGCATCTGACATAATCATCAACTCATCTGCGCCTGTTTGATCAATGAGCTTCTGCAAACCTTCTTGAACTTTTTGTGGCCCGCCAATCACGGCTGTTCCTAACTTTTGCAGCACATGCTCTTTTTCCATCGGCGTCCACAAAGCATCCATGTCTTGCACCGGCGGCTTTAAAGAAACTCGTTGATTACGAATAATGCCTAAGAAGCGCTGATAGTTTGTCGTTGCTAAATATTTCGCCTTTTCATCAGAATCGGCAGCAACGACTTGCACGCCCATCATCACTCGCGGCGCTTTTAAGTGCTTTGAAGGTTGGAATCCCACCCGGTAAAGATCAATGGCTTGCATCATCATTTCCGGAGCAAAGTGCCCGGCAAAAGCGTAAGGCAATCCCAGAACAGCGGCCAACTGTGCACTGTAAAGACTAGAACCTAAAAGCCATATCGGAACATCAATTCCCGCACCCGGAACCGCTTTCACTTTTTGTCCCGGCGCTGCGGGAGCGAAGAAGTATTGCAGCTCTTGCACTTGATCTGAGAACTCCACGTCTTTATTTGTGAAGTCTTTGCGTAAAGCACGCATAGTGAAACCGTCCGTTCCCGGAGCACGCCCCAACCCAAGGTCAATGCGACCGGGATAAAGAGTTTCTAAAGTACCAAACTGTTCAGCGATAACCAGAGGTGCATGGTTCGGAAGCATAATACCGCCAGAACCAACACGAATCTTAGAGGTGCCACCAGCAACATAGCCAATCAATACGGACGTCGCCGCACTAGCAATACCTTCAAGGTTGTGATGCTCTGCCAGCCAAAAGCGATGGTACCCTAAACTTTCCACGTGCTTTGCTAAATCCAAAGTGTTGCGAAAGGAATCGGCGATTGTTTTTCCTTCGGCGATGGGAGCCAAATCAAGAACAGACAAAGGAGTGGAAGAAAGTTTTTTCATAATCTTATTATGAGCGCGAATTAGACATTAGCAAGGTGGGCCTTGGCAAAATACTTTGGTGTTACGCAAACTTCAATGCTATGGTGGCCGAAATGTCGTCTGTGAATCCTCATTTCACATTTAAATACACGCAGCCCGAAGAGTACCGCTTTTCGCACGACTCCGTCTTCTTAGCGCGTCAAGTTTATGAACTCTACTCAAACAGGGATGTGAAAGATCTCACAGCTTTAGATCTGTGTTCGGGTTGTGGAATCATAGGATTGGATTTCCTGTTTCACTGTCAAAAAAATCTAAACGCCGTGCCGAAGCATTTTGATTTTCTGGAAGTTCAATCCGTCTATGAAAAGTATTTTTTAGAAAATGTTTCCGCCTCAGGAATCAAAAACTGTGACATGGATTTTTTGAATATGAATTATTCGGAGCTTCTTTGTGAAAAATATTTTGAGCACTACGATTTGATCCTGTGCAACCCACCCTACTTTTTTACGGGAAATGGAAAACTGTCTCCGTCGGAATTTAAAAACCGTTGTCGCTTCTATCTGGACTCAGATTTTAAAACACTTCTTAATGCCATCGAGCACTCGCTACGTCCCGCCGGCAACGCCTTTGTGTTATTGCGCGACCTTCAGGAACATGGTTGGAATTCTATAGCGGAAGCTCGAAAAATTCTTTCTTCCTCTCTGCAGATCACGGAGCTTCCGGACATTCGCGGGACTGGCGTTATACAAATTCATAAGCCGATGTAATTCACCCTGGACATTCCGGCCACGGGTGCCAGGCGTTTAAAATCTTCCGCAAGGGCGCGAAGCGAGTTCAAGGCAACTTGGCCTGACGTACTCTATGGACTAAAAAAACTAAAAGTTTCGGCAATTGTAAAACCTCATAGAACCTGGTTTTATTTTGTCCGGAACTTTTTCCCTTCGTATAAAAATGCATCACCAACGGAGGGATGAATGAAATACTTATTAACATCAGCACTATTTCTTTTTATTGGCTCACAGGCACTTGCCGCCGAAATCACGCCAGGGAATCTTATTGGCAAATACAAAGTCGAAGCTCGCGCGGGCTTTCAGAAGGTTTATCTCAACTTTCGAGTCGTCAATACCAAAGAGTTCGAACTTCAGCGCTATTATTCCAACGGCAACGTCGATGAAACTTGCAATGGAACATTCAGTTTGAATCCGACTCTATTCTGGGACTTCCAAACATTTGCGACGGGCAAAATGTTTAAAGGTGTATTCACTTGCCCAAGCAACCGCTCACGCACCATTGATTTCAATATCGACTTTGATAATAAAAGAACAGAAGACTTGGTGAAAGGCACTACGGTGACCGTCACGAGCTCGATGGCCCGCGGAATGCGCATCAACGCCTACGTAAAGAAACAGTAAATAAAAAAGCCCCTGCCGTTTTCGACAGGGGCTTTGAGTTTTCAAACCTTAATCGATCGCACTGATCGTCAGTTTATCAATACCGACTTGCACGCCGATACCTTTAAGAAGTTGTACAGAAACGTTGAACGCCAATTGTGGCAAGCCCACTTTCACAGCCGTGAAAGCACCTACACCACCAATAATAGCTGCTTCACCCTGAGCGACAGCGTATTTACCCAACAACACTTCTGGAGAACTGTTGAAAAGACTGATTTCAGAAGAAATGCCGGCAAGTTTGAAGTAACCAATACCTGCAGTGGCACCAATCCAATGATGACCAATTTCGATCTTCACATTTTGGCTGTAAGTTTGGCCCACACCTTTACATGACAATGTGCCATAAGCCACAGTTTTAAAATGACCGACGATCACTTTAATACCTTTGGAAGTGCCTTTGAAAGCCAGACCACAGACCCAGGCGCCACCGGCAGCGTGCATATCACCACCTGTTGGTTGAAGCGTTGTTGTGTCTGCATTTGCAAACATTCCTGCGAAGCTAAGTGCTAAAATCACGGCGAGCTTTTTCATCGTGTTCTCCTTTTTGTTTAAGTTGTAGTTATGCTCTTCACACTATTTAGGAAAAAGACCGGAACGGAATCAAGCGACCGGATGAAACACATATAACAAACGTTCCACCACCTCTTTTTTTCCGTCGTCACCTGGTAAACGCAAATTTCCCTCTGTCGAGAGACACCGGATCCGCCTTGTGTTTTCCATCAAGAGACCTCGCCGGAACAGGCTTTCCTCTTATAATTAATTTGATCACAGGAGGTTTGAATGGAATTAGAGAGAGAACCCCGAAGAAAACCAACACCGCCGAAAAGCACTCCCGCGCGAGGCCCAGCACCCGCTTCGCAAACAACGGTCACGCGCACATACACTGCTCCTACCGAGGAAATCGTCATGCCTAATGAACAAACTTACGCGCGTGAGGTGTGTGTGGTTCAAGGAATATTATTTTTGACGATTGGTTTGATTGGATTTGTCGTCACCGATTTATTCTCGGCCCACCTAAGTGCTTCACACAACGCCATTCACCTTGCCAGCGGTGCTTTGGCTTTATGGTTTGGATTTGATAGTGAAAGAAGTGCGCGCATTTATTCCTTCGCGTTTGGCTCCGTGTATGGAGCCTTGGCGATTTTGGGATTTGCACTTGGTAAACCCGCGATGGCCACCGTCGGGCACGTCGCCGAAGATCGATTCTTATGGAAATTGATTCCAGGAGTCCTTGAGTTCGGAACGGCTGACCATATTCTGCATACATTGATTGCCAGTGCGTTCATCTTAGGGGCGGCCTTGAAAATCAAACGGGTCAAAAGGATGAAGGCTTAAGCATGTTGCTCGCTCTGCTTTCGACGATGAAGAAGTTCTAAGTCGTCGATCAGAGCTTTGCGATCTAAAGGCTTGGCGAAGTGTTTGTCAAAACCTTGCGCCAAACACTTTTCTCTTTCTTCGCGCAAAGCATGCGCGGTCAATGCCCAAATCGGACGTGTGTAGCCAATTCTTCGCAGCGTTCTGGTGGCTTCCATGCCGTCCATAATCGGCATCTGCAAATCCATCAAAATGCAGTCGTAAGTTTCTTGTTTGGCTTTTTCAACAGCCTCGGCCCCATTCTCCGCAAAGTCCATATCCTGTACGCCGACTTTTTGAAGATAGCGCTCAACCAAAAGTTGGTTGTCCTTGATGTCATCAACAATGAGGACCTTAAGTCCTGAAAGAGTCGTCATGAGTCCTCCTCCAATGTAAATGATAACACGTTTTGCGCGTCCAACACCGCCTGTGCAAAAAAACAAATGGGATGGCTTAGGTTAGGCCATCCCATTTCGCTTTATTCTTTTTTTTCCGTGACGGATTATTTGCTTAACTTAAGCGCCGTTTCGCGAATCCAGTTATTATAGTAAACCGTGTTGGTGTAAACACCCACGCTATCGCAAAGCTGACTTCCACGACTCGTAATTCCGAAAAGGAAATACTGGCCATTTTTTTGTACATACGCAGGACCGCCAGAGTCACCACTGCAAGTGCCGCGGCCTTTGGATTCATCCAAAAAGACTTCTGTTTCAGTTAAAAACGATACGGGTGCTGTCGTTTGACGAAGTTCTCCGTCGCCCGACATATCGACCTTCAAGCAATTTTTTAGGTTGTCGTCGCAGATCACTTCACCGTACTCAATGGCTTCTTCGATATCGCGAACTTTACGGGCATCGATCGGTTCAAGATCGATATGAGAGACGCCATAGCCGGCTAAAGTCACTACAAAACCTTTTTTTAAAATGCTGTCGTCTTGAAGAAGAGCTACCGGTTTATATCCGGCAGGAAGTTTCCCCGGGAATTTCAGGATCGCGATATCGCCCCAGTCCGTTTCTTTTTCTTCTTGTTCTTCTGGCTTATAAGAAGAATGAACTTGGATGGCGCTGACAGTGCGAGTCAGTTCTTGTTGCACATCAGGTTCGCGGATCGACATTGTGGCATCAATATCGACACCGAAAACGATTTTAAGCTTCGAAGGCTTTGATGTCGCACAGTGAGCGGCTGTCAAAACCAGGTTTTCTGAAATCAACGAGCCCGTGCAGATAGAATTGTCTTGGGTATCATAGATGCCGACGATTCCTGAAGCGATGGCGGCGTTTTCTGCGACCATACTACCGCCCATAATTGCAGCATCCTTTTTAAGTTCCACACCCGGTTGAGATTTAGGTGTGCAGGACACCAAAGCAATAAGACCTAAAACCAAGACACTACGAGACATTTCCACCCCTTAAAACAAAAGAGGGCTCTTATAAAAACAAGCTTACAAATCAGCAACATCTTTTTAAAAAAAGGCTTGGTCGAATGACATATTGTTGCCCTTTTCCTCTGAAAGCCTAAACTATCAGGTATGAAAAATTTTTATCAAGAAGGCCCTCGCCTTACGAACACTTATCGTGCTGATGAAACTCTTCAAAAATTTCTTAAAAAAATTCTGCCACCCGATGTGCAGAAAACCGCGCTTCCCCATTTAGATCATCTCGGCGAAAGAGCCGTCACGGATATGCTGGCGTGGGCTGCGGAAGCCGAAGCTCAACCTCCTCAACACATCCCCTTTGACCCTTGGGGTCGACGCATTGACGAAATTAAAACTTCCAATGGCTGGAAGGAATTAGAAAAAGTGGCGGCCACCGAAGGCATCGTGGCGACAGCTTATGATCGAAAGTTCGGATCTTTTTCCCGCGTCTATCAGATGGCTCTGCTTTATTTGTATTCGCCAAGCTCGGCGATTTTTTCTTGTCCACTGGCCATGACCGACGGCGCGGCTCGCGCCTTAGAGCTTTACGCTGGTAATGACCTGAAAGAGCGCGCCCTGCCTCACCTCTTATCACGGGACCCCAAAACATTTTGGACCGCAGGTCAGTGGATGACAGAAAGAACTGGTGGTTCTGATGTCAGCGGTACTTCGACCGATGCTCACCCTTTCTCTGGAGAAAGTGCGTTTTCCGCAACCCATGCTTTGCACGGTACGAAATGGTTCACGTCTGCTACAACGTCGCAAATGGCTTTAACCCTGTCTCGACCCGACGGGGCTCCCGCTGGTTCAAAAGGTTTAAGCTTGTTTTACCTTGAGCTTCGCAACAACCAAGGTCAGTTGAATAACATTCAGATTCATCGTCTTAAGGATAAATTAGGAACAAAAGCTCTGCCGACTGCCGAGCTGAGCTTGCAAGGTACGCCCGCACGCATCGTGGGTGGCGAAGGCGACGGAATTAAAAAAATCGCCAGCGTTTTAAATATCACGCGCATTTATAACTCCATCTGCGCTTTAGGTCACATGCGCCGCGCTTTAGATCTGATTCAAGACTATTCACGCAAACGCAAAGCTTTCGGAAAACTTTTAATGGACCACCCTCTGCATCGCGAAACTTTGCATGCCTTGGAAGCAGACTTCCGTGGCTGTTTTGCGTTTAGTTTTTTTGTCGCGCATCTTTTAGGCCAAGAAGAGGTCGGCGAGATTTCCGCGTCGCAAAGAGT
The window above is part of the Bdellovibrio bacteriovorus genome. Proteins encoded here:
- a CDS encoding translocation/assembly module TamB domain-containing protein; protein product: MKKFFLFLLGLLLFLFVALGVLWMNLDWVLNESNLRKVVEKTQIELTWQKFDFQIENKGFTAKYLKLNTENLCFKYPKPSVDICAKKIHLDVYIGFMAKMPLVQIKNLKLDVVSDHVFVTIPESTEPKPAEPFQWPAFEFGPLDSFLSQYLAMLPKDAVESIHVDIQGAKITLMPDTELNASAKADSEGKDLRLNTDFEMKIKKESFVKARLDSAMTLVSPAELQAQGVVELPSFGVKTHLKVHWLKSLQVGLDGLMKHQKMQLQSGLKAELRKEIWNLSLLAELKDPRLPFQRLSVHDCDISIEVKKGVPDQLKWPCVIEAHKIRKVPLKGLPDSLALNSLIHSPIDIDKDILRLQPQAELRMQEPALVELSVDAGAKITLNLTQKKFTQLEVDKLRALLKIPALENWQSLLVKSAYSLPAPLHVLKGGIELQAEGPATDLLTKIFNVKASLTTDLTSPRQALKTTSNMELTADIQKPLFTLQGDIRLTEVTLELPYLGFEAPPQFKPDSRFLKKAEEPPPAAKGPSTFIIKELNIHTDATPLRLKTRLLDEAIPIHIKYKLKDTKSLSGTVSIGKMNVEVFKKKAAVERFILKKYPDSTVQDLDGLLIHRTSEVKIEILIVGTTEKPRIELLSDPPLSRQQIISILLFNKSLQQLADEDKNTAGQLDQALLSEAFGLASLFLLSSTPIESVYFDPRTQSYTARVRLDDQTSVSLGSNFETSQQFTVRRRLGGPWSVSTELKQSDNAEDVITTLIEWFKRF
- a CDS encoding LLM class flavin-dependent oxidoreductase, which produces MKKLSSTPLSVLDLAPIAEGKTIADSFRNTLDLAKHVESLGYHRFWLAEHHNLEGIASAATSVLIGYVAGGTSKIRVGSGGIMLPNHAPLVIAEQFGTLETLYPGRIDLGLGRAPGTDGFTMRALRKDFTNKDVEFSDQVQELQYFFAPAAPGQKVKAVPGAGIDVPIWLLGSSLYSAQLAAVLGLPYAFAGHFAPEMMMQAIDLYRVGFQPSKHLKAPRVMMGVQVVAADSDEKAKYLATTNYQRFLGIIRNQRVSLKPPVQDMDALWTPMEKEHVLQKLGTAVIGGPQKVQEGLQKLIDQTGADELMIMSDAFDHADRRRSFEIIKEVSV
- a CDS encoding DUF4383 domain-containing protein, with the protein product MELEREPRRKPTPPKSTPARGPAPASQTTVTRTYTAPTEEIVMPNEQTYAREVCVVQGILFLTIGLIGFVVTDLFSAHLSASHNAIHLASGALALWFGFDSERSARIYSFAFGSVYGALAILGFALGKPAMATVGHVAEDRFLWKLIPGVLEFGTADHILHTLIASAFILGAALKIKRVKRMKA
- a CDS encoding response regulator; amino-acid sequence: MTTLSGLKVLIVDDIKDNQLLVERYLQKVGVQDMDFAENGAEAVEKAKQETYDCILMDLQMPIMDGMEATRTLRRIGYTRPIWALTAHALREEREKCLAQGFDKHFAKPLDRKALIDDLELLHRRKQSEQHA
- a CDS encoding S1 family peptidase, producing the protein MSRSVLVLGLIALVSCTPKSQPGVELKKDAAIMGGSMVAENAAIASGIVGIYDTQDNSICTGSLISENLVLTAAHCATSKPSKLKIVFGVDIDATMSIREPDVQQELTRTVSAIQVHSSYKPEEQEEKETDWGDIAILKFPGKLPAGYKPVALLQDDSILKKGFVVTLAGYGVSHIDLEPIDARKVRDIEEAIEYGEVICDDNLKNCLKVDMSGDGELRQTTAPVSFLTETEVFLDESKGRGTCSGDSGGPAYVQKNGQYFLFGITSRGSQLCDSVGVYTNTVYYNNWIRETALKLSK